Proteins encoded by one window of Agelaius phoeniceus isolate bAgePho1 chromosome 3, bAgePho1.hap1, whole genome shotgun sequence:
- the SNX3 gene encoding sorting nexin-3 codes for MAETIADTRRLISKPQNLNDAYGPPSNFLEIDVGNPQTVGVGRGRFTTYEIRVKTNLPIFKLKESTVRRRYSDFEWLRNELERESKVVVPPLPGKALLRQLPFRGDDGIFDDSFIEERKQALEQFINKVAGHPLAQNERCLHMFLQDEVIDKNYTPSKIRHT; via the exons ATGGCCGAGACGATCGCAGACACCCGGCGGCTGATCAGCAAGCCGCAGAACCTGAACGACGCCTACGGGCCGCCCAGCAACTTCCTGGAGATCGACGTGGGCAACCCGCAGACAGTGGGAGTGGGCCGCGGCCGCTTCACCACCTACGAGATCCGCGTCAAG ACAAATCTACCTatcttcaaactgaaagaatCTACAGTCAGAAGAAGATATAGTGACTTTGAATGGCTAAGAAATGAACTAGAAAGAGAAAGCAAG GTTGTGGTACCACCTCTACCAGGAAAAGCTCTTCTCCGCCAGCTCCCCTTCCGAGGAGATGATGGTATATTTGATGATTCCTTTATAGAGGAAAGGAAGCAGGCTCTTGAACAATTCATAAACAA ggTTGCAGGCCACCCACTGGCACAGAATGAGCGTTGTCTTCACATGTTCTTACAAGATGAAGTAATAGATAAAAACTACACACCATCCAAAATAAGGCATActtga